A stretch of DNA from Spirosoma endbachense:
AGTACTATCTGGTGCAATCGGGTCTGGAGCCGGGCGAACGGGTCGTTTATGAAGGAATTCAGAATGTCCGCGATGGTATGCAGATCATTCCGGAAGCCGTTTCTGCTGATAGTCTCTCGTCGCAAAGTACGCTAGCTCAACAATAACCCAAAAGTTTTCAGTAGGCAATTCTGTTTTGTCGTATCGGTGCATACGATGAACGGAAAGGTGCCTGGTGAAAACTGTCCACTGAAATTATGTTCGATTTATTTATCAAAAGACCGTTGCTATCGGCGGTTATATCGGTGCTTATTACACTGCTGGGAGGGCTTGCTCTGGTCGGTTTGCCCATTACGCAGTTTCCCGATATTGTGCCACCCTCGGTAACGGTAACAGCCAAATATACAGGCGCTAATGCCGAAGTAGCCACCAAGGCTGTAGCCATGCCGCTGGAGCGCGCCATTAATGGAGTGCCGGGTATGGTATACATGAACTCGGTTTCGGGCAACGATGGTAGTACGCTTATTCAGGTGTTTTTTAAAGTGGGTACTGATCCCGATCTGGCGGCTATGGGCGTTCAGAACCGCGTGACAACAGTGCTCGATGAATTACCTGAAGAGGTTATTAAAGCCGGGGTATCGACCGAAAAAGAGGTGAACAGTATGCTGTTGTACCTCAATATTTTCAGCGATGACCCGAGCGTCGATGAGAAGTTCATTTACAACTTCGCCGACATCAACGTGCTGGCCGAACTGAAACGGATCGATGGGGTTGGGTTTGTCGATATCATGGGCTCGCGGGAATATTCGATGCGGGTCTGGCTCAAACCCGATCGTATGACGTCCTACGGCGTGTCGCCCGATGAAGTAATTGCCGCCATCCGTGAACAGAACGTCGAAGTGGCTCCCGGTAAAGCGGGTGAAAGCTCGGGTCGTGCTTCGCAGGTGCTTCAGTACGTACTTCGTTACAGCGGTAAGTTCTTCGATCCGAAACAGTACGAAAACCTCGTTTTGCGATCCGAATCCGACGGATCGATTCTGCGCCTGAAGGATGTAGCCGACGTGGAGTTCGGCTCACTTGATTACGATGTACTGTCGAAAACGGATGGTCGCCCGTCGGCATCGATCATGCTGAAACAACGGCCAGGATCGAACGCGCAGGAAGTTATCAACAACGTGAAAGCACGGATGGCTGAACTGAAGAAAACGAACTTCCCGCCCGGCATGACCTACAACTTCGCTTACGATGTATCACGGTTTCTGGATGCGTCGATACACGAGGTGGTCCGCACCCTGATCGAGGCTTTTGTGCTGGTTTTTCTGGTCGTATTTATCTTCCTGCAGGACTGGCGCTCGACACTGATTTGCGCCCTGGCAGTGCCGGTAGCGCTGGTTGGTTCGTTCGCGTTCATGAGCATGATCGGTTTTTCGATCAACCTGCTTACCCTATTTGCGCTGGTGCTGGCCATTGGTATTGTGGTCGATAATGCGATTGTGGTCGTTGAGGCCGTTCACGCCAAGATGGCTGAGACCAGCGCCGGGGGCGGCCATCTGTCGCCGAGGGCCGCTACGTTTGCGGCAATGAAGGAAATCAGTGGGGCATTGATTGCTATTACGCTGGTTATGTCGGCGGTGTTCGTGCCTGTAGCCTTCATGTCGGGGCCGGTCGGAATTTTCTATCGACAGTTTTCGCTGACGCTGGCCGTTGCCATTGTCATCTCGGGTATCAATGCCGTAACGCTCACGCCCGCTTTGTGCGCTTTGTTGCTACGACCTACCCACGCTCATGAATCAGCCGGATTGCTCGGACGGTTTTTTGCCAGCTTCAACCGGGGCTTCGATGCCATGACGGGCCGCTATCAGAAAATTCTCCGGCGGGTTGCCAGCCGTGGGGCTGTTACCGTTGCGATGCTGCTGCTGTTTGCCGCCGGTACCTGGGGAATCACCTCGTATTTGCCGAGCGGGTTTATTCCAACGGAAGATCAGGGTATGATTTACGTAAACGTGACCACGCCCGTTGGGGCTACAGTGAAGCGTACGGAAGATGTACTGGACAAAATTCAGCAGGTGGCCTCACGCATGGAAGCTGTCGAAAACGTATCGACGCTGGCTGGCTATAGCCTCATGACCGATGGGGTAGGAGCTTCTTACGGAATGGGCATGATCAACCTGAAAAGTTGGGATGAGCGCACGCAAACGATGGAAGAGGTAATTGCCGATCTGGAACAGAAAACGAAGACTGTTCAGGATGCCAGCATTCAGTTTTTCCCACCGCCAACGGTGCCGGGCTTTGGTAACTCCAGTGGTTTCGAACTGCGAATGCTGGACCGAACGGGCTCCGGCGATCTGCAAAAGACAAAAAAGGTGGCTGATGATTTCATTGCAGCCCTCAAAAAGCGGCCAGAAATCGGGAATGCCTTTACAAGCTTCGACCCCAGCTTTCCGCAGTATCTGTTGCAGGTAGACCAGGATAAAGCCGCGCAGAAAGGCGTTTCGATCGATAATGCGATGAGTACGCTGCAAACGCTGATGGGTAGCTATTACGCGTCGAATTTCATTCGGTTCGGGCAGATGTATAAAGTTATGGTACAGGCATCTCCCGAATACCGGGCAAAGCCAGAAGATGTACTGAATCTGCGGGTGAAGAACCGGGAGGGCGAAATGGTCCCTTATTCGAATTTTGTCAGCCTTCAGCGTGTATACGGACCGGAACAGATCACCCGCTACAACATGTACATGTCGGCCCTGATCAATGGCGATCCGACACCGGGCTACAGTAGCGGTGATGCCCTGCGGGCGGTGCAGGAGGTGGCTAAAGAAACCCTGCCGCGCGGTTACTCCTTCGAATGGTCGGGTATGTCGCGCGAAGAAGTGCTGTCGGGCGATCAGGCCATCTATATTTTCGCCATCTGTCTGGTCTTTGTGTATCTGCTGCTGGTGGCGCAATACGAGAGCCTGTTTTTGCCGCTGGCGGTTCTGTTATCGTTACCTGCCGGGATTTTTGGTTCGTTTTTATGCCTGCAATTCGCGGGTCTGCAAAACAACATTTATGCGCAGGTTTCGCTGGTCATGCTGATTGGTTTGCTGGGTAAGAACGCCATTCTGATTGTGGAGTTTGCCAACCAGCGACAACAGGAGGGATTATCCATTGTAAAAGCGGCCGTTGAAGGGGCTGTTACCCGTTTGCGGCCTATTCTGATGACTTCACTGGCTTTCATTGCCGGGTTGATTCCGCTCTGTATTGCGTCGGGAGCGGGTGCATTGGGTAACCGATCGATCGGAACGGCTGCTGCCGGCGGCATGCTCATCGGGACCATTTTCGGCCTGATTCTGGTGCCCGGACTTTATATTCTATTCGCTAAACTAGCTCAGCGATTTGCCTCGAAAAATACGAATGCAGATGATGAGCCAGGTTCTAATTTACTAGCTACTAAAACGAATGCCAACGGTGCTATCCTTCAAGAAACATAGCCTTGCCTACGGACTTAGTCTGGTCGTTTTTCTGACCAGTCTGAGTGGTTGTCGGGTTGTTCATACACCTTCAAAAACACCCGATATGTCCGTGCCTGCGTCGTTTATCGGCCGCACCGATTCGGTCGGCATCGGTAATCTGGACCGGAAAGAACTATTTTCCGATCCGTATCTGGTTCGGTTGATCGATACGGCGCTGGGCCAGAATCCCGATCTGAAGATGGCTATCCAGCGCATAGAAATAGCTCGGGCCGGTTTTCAGATCAGTCAGGGGGCCTTGTTGCCGACTGTCAACGCTGTAGCGGCTGCCGGTCTGGATCGATACGGTCGGTATACGATGAACGGGATCGGGAACTACGACACGAACCTGTCGGAAAATATCAACGGGCAGAGCCGTATTCCAAATCCCACTCCCGACTTTTTTCTGGGCTTTCGCAGTTCGTGGGAGCTTGACATCTGGGGCAAGCTTCGCAATCGCCGACGGGCTGCATACACCCGTGTGCTGGCTTCGCAGGAAGGGCAGAATCTGGTCGTCACTGCACTGACGGCAGAAGTTGCCCGATTGTATTACACCTTGCTGGCGCTGGATGGTGAACTGGATATTATTCGGGAAAATGTTGTGTTGCAACAGCGCGCTGTCGAACTGGTCAATGTACAGAAAGCGGCCGGTCGGGTAACAGAGCTGGCTGTTCAGCAGTTTACGGCTCAATTACTGAACACGCGGGGTCTGGAAGGCAAAGTTCGACAGGAGATTGTTCAGGTCGAAAATCAGCTAAATGCCTTGCTGGGTCGTTACCCTCAACCGATTGCGCGTGGTCGGTCGATAGAAGATCAGAAGGTTCCAGCCTCGGTTGTTGCTGGACTACCGGTTCAGTTGGTACGTCGCAGACCCGACATTCGGCAGGCCGAACGCGAACTGGAAGCGGCCAATGTTGATGTGGCCGTGGCGCAGGCTGACTTTCTGCCATCGCTGACGCTAACGCCCTATATTGGGTTGAATTCCTTCCGGGCTGCCACCTTTTTCGACCCTGCCTCGCTGGCGCTGGGTGCTTTAGGTGGCCTGACGGCTCCGGTCTTTAACCGGCGATTGCTGAAAGGTAATTATGCCGTGTCGGTCGCCAGGAGCAAAGAAGCGTATTATGCCTATCAGAAAACGATTCTAAATGGCGTTAGCGAGGTGGTCAGTAGCCTGAAAGGCCTGGAAAACTATCGGGGTGTTGCCGATATCCAGGATCAGGAAGTAGCCATGCTGCGGAAGGCAGCTACGACGTCGAATGAACTGTTCATCAATGGATACGCTACTTATCTGGAAGTGATAACGGCCCAGCGGAGCGTGCTGGATGCTGAACTGTCGCGGATCGAGACAAAACGGGCGCAGTTTTTATCGCTTATTGAGTTGTACCGGTCGCTGGGCGGTGGCTGGCAGTAACTAGTTTACCCTAAAAAAAGAGTTGTTCAGCTGCCATACTTTCAGGATATGGCAGCTGAACAACTCTTTTTTTGCGATTAGATAGTCGATTTTAGAGTAAGATGTAATCGCTTCGCTACGTCGTCGCCTGTTTGTCAGTGCTTTATATGAAAGCGACTAATTTGCATACGAAAACCGAATTTTGCTGATCGGCTGACAGTTTACCCCGAGTTATCTCCCCGGTGTTTATGAATTCATTCAACACTATGGTCAGATTAATAGTTACTTAATTGTTGCAAAATACCGACATCTTAGCATAATAAAATGAATTTGGTAATCTGCCATAAACCAGTCAAATGAATATAGAAATAAATCGAGGTAGAGCCGAAAACTTAAGCTAACCTATATCAGTATACGTTAACTGTATGTGGCCTAATCATAGCCAGCTTCAGATTCAGGCATTTTCGTTTCGACGAATATTGGGCTTTGGTTTCATACTCGTTGTAGCTGCAAAATAAGCCTACTGAGCTAGGTAGTTAAGCAGGAACTAAATGCCTTCTTTTAAACTCACTAAAATTCTGTGGCAATTACGATTTCGCTGGAATGGCCGACATTTTCCTTTCCCATCGGACTAGCAAGTCCACTAACTGCTTGGCCGTGGAGGAAAATTGCTTAAATACGCTTTCCGTCTCTCCCGAATCTTTACTTAAGTCATATAAATAATAGTCCTGATTTTCCCTGACTAGCTTCCACTTACCCTTTCTTACTGCCCCAGAATTTTTAAAGCTCCAGAAAACCGGCCTTTCTGTTGAATGGAAGGCTCTATTTAATAGTATATTTCTAAAGCCTCTACCTTCTAACTGCACGTTTTCCGGGATTTTAGAACCTGTTAATTCTGAAATTGTAGGAAATATATCCATCGTCATAAGAAGTTCATCGGTGACTTGAGGGGCTGCTACTCCTTTCCAGTAGGCAATCATTGGGATGCGATGTCCACCTTCCCAAACCTGCCCTTTTTGACCTTTGAAAGGAAGATTAGAACCGACCTCAGTAGCTCCGTTATCTGATAGAAACAGAATAAGCGTATTTTCTAAAATCTTGTATTTGTCGAGCGCTGTGATAATTTCCCCTATACCTTCATCCATAATTCCAATCATCTGCCCGTATAACTTTCTTTTGTCCGTAACCGGTTCAGGTTTAAATCCAGGGTCTCCGGTGCGTTCAGGTCGGCTATCCCTTACCTGATATGGTGCATGTGGTGCCTCGTGAGCAATGTATAAAAAGAACGGGTTGCTCTTATTTTGGTCGATAAATGACAAAGCATGTTTTGTTATCAGATCTGTTGTGTACCCTGCTTCGTCTGATTTACTTGTATTGGACCACCAGTCGAAATGGTTCTCCAGATCGAAATGTGTATTGTAATCAACATTGCCACTGACGTATCCTTTGAAGATGTCAAATCCTTGCTTAACAGGCGAATAGATTGTGTCGTACCCTAAATGCCATTTCCCTATTATACCAGTCTTATAGTCATTTCCTTTTAAGATTTCCGAAATCAGTGTCTCATTGGCATCCAGCCCAACATCCCGATGGCTTTTTGCTGTAATTACACCTGTAATGCCAGTGCTTTGAGGATATTTCCCGGTAAGTAACGATGCCCTTGTAGGGCTGCAAACGACGCCATTCGAGTGAAAATCAAGAAACTTTATACCTTCTCGCGCTAGCTTATCGATATTGGGTGTCTGGTGATTTTTGTTGCCATAACAAGCCAAATCACCAAAGCCGAGATCGTCGGCAACAATGACAATAATATTGGGACGCGAAGTAAGTGGCCGGGTAATCTGACTGTAAGAAGATCCTACCAATAGCAGAAGTTGTATAAGGATAAGAAAATATCGAAAAAAACTTCGCATAGATTTAGATGGTAAACGTGTACAAGGTTTAAGCTCTGGGATAGCCATCGACCTATTAATGTCTCTTAGTCCGGAAGCCCGGATTTCCACTCATTCCATTTATTAAGCAGCTCTTTCACTTTCTCCGGATTGTCGTTCGCCAAGTTTTTTGTTTCAAACGGATCGACGGAGATCATATAAAGTTCAATTCGATTAATACTATTATTCGCTATTAATTTCCAGTCTCCATCTCGTACCGCGATGTTGGCCCAGCTATTTTGTCTATTACGGTCGGTTCCCAGATAAGGAAATCTCCATTCCCAAAATAGTGGCTTTGAACGCTTAAAGGGCCTTTTTTGCAACAAGTTGGCAAAACTTTCCCCGTCTGGCTTAAACTCTTTCGGAAGCTTATTCCCTGCTAATTCGCAGAAGGTAGGCAGTAAATCAACCGCCGACAAAACACTCAGGGTATCTACCGCTCCCGCAGCAACGTGGCCGGGCCACCTTATAATTAAGGGGACATTAACCCCTCCTTCAAAAATATCAGTTTTTCGTCCCTTCAAGCCCGCTGTCGACCCCGCGATTCTTGCCGGCGCATAGTTTGCGGGGCCATTGTCACTTGTAAAGATCAGCAATGTATTATCATCAAGTCCCATTTTTGCCAAGCTATCTATGAGCCTTCCAATATGGTAATCTGCATCTGCCAACACCGAATAATACGTCTCTTTATCGGGTTCTAAACCTTTAAACGGTTTTCTTTGCCGCGCTGATGGGGCAAGCGGGGTATGTGGGTCCTTCAACCAAATATTCAAAAACATGGGCGACTTCCCCCTGTTCCTTCGCAAAAAATCAATTGACTCGTCGACTGCCAGTTTGCTCGAATTCTGAATCCAAAGCGTGTCATTATCCATGTACCTCGTCGTCGGCCAATGCTGATCACCTTTCCAGGTGGGTCCGTTACCATTCCATACTCTGGTTTCATCATAACCATATACCTTCGGTTCGGGCGCTCCCGTATCTCCATTGGGCGCCCCTCCACCGCCCAGATGCCACTTTCCTATATGTGCGGTAACGTAACCCGCTTCACGCATTTGTTTTGGTAAATATACCGGCAAGTTCTCATCCAGCCAGTTCGGCATGTTTCGACTGGAATTCTCCCCATTTCCTGCAAAGTGCCCATGAATACGATGCCTGGCCGGAAAATGTCCGGTAAGTATCGAACTTCTGCTCGGAGAGCAAACACCGCTGGTCACGTGGAATTGCGTGTAACGGGTTCCCTGGGACGCTAATTTGTCTAGATTGGGGGTAGTAACATCGGCATTCCCATAACACCCCAAATCACCATATCCCCAATCATCTGCCAAAATGAATATAATCGTAGGCCGACTTGCAGTGCTCATTGTGTTTTGCCCTGAAACCCAGATTCCCGATGTCATAAATGACATAAATACTGTTAGAAGCAAAATCTTGCTTTCGTATTTTTTCATCATAAAATAAAAATGTGTTACTAACGCCCCTACAAGAATGAGGCTTATTGTCTCCTATCTGGCTATTTCCGCTGCGGGTCACTTATTGCTCCCCGATCTGGTGTAACCCGATTTTTTCTGCTTTTGTAACTCACTGTCTAGACTGCGCGCTATGTCTGAAAACGATGTAAACACATTTTTGCTTTCGGTGGGGTCTGTTTCCAGATCATACAACTGAGCCTGCAAATCTGCCGTCGGGGAATTGTCTTCCGACCATCCACCGCTTCCTTTTCCTTCAATGTACTTCCATTTGCCTTTTCTGAGTGCAAACATGCCCTTTATCGAATGGTGGATAATGCTTTGCCTTGTAGGGTTTACTGGAGCATTATTTGTGAGGACAGTTGAGAAATCGAAGCTGTCCTGTGCGGCCGAAGCGGGTATTTTTTGGTGTGTGATCGTTGCGAAGGTAGCCAGAAGATCAGTAAGGCAAATAGTGTTTGAAGTCTGCCGGCCCGGTTTAATGCCCATTGGCCAACTTGCCAAAAAAGGCACCCGGTGTCCACCTTCCCAAATATCCGATTTTTGACCGCGGAATATATAATTTGCCTGATGGGCAGGGAATAACTGTTTATCACCAGGCCTCCAGTCCGCTCCGTTGTCTGACGTGAATATAACCAACGTATTCCCGGTGATGCCAAGGCTGTCTAAGGTGTGCATTACCTCGCCAACAACAGCGTCGGTATGGGCTACAAAATCACCATATATACCTGCCTTTGATTTGCCCTTAAAACGTTGGGAAGGGAGCCAGGGCGTGTGCGGCCCTGTTAGCGGAAGATATAAAAAGAAAGGTTTTTCCGACCGGGCCGATTTTGATATAAAGTCAGTAGCTTTTTTTGAAAAGTGGTCGAGTGTTGCGTGGATGTTGAAGTTTGCCGATGCTTTGCCCTCACGCCAGAGCACCCCACGCGGATATTTGCTTCCTTCAAGTTGTACAATGCCCCGTTCCGTGGGCTTTTTATCGTCAAAATAGACGTATGGTGGCATATCCAGTGAAGCCGGAATAATATAGCTGTAATCAAACCCTACATCATTAGGGCTATTCACCAACGGCTTTTCTACATTGATGCCGTTGCCGTTTGGCCAACCGGATGTTGAATCTGCCGGCGCATTTGTCGAAGTGGTAACACTATCGATTGCGAAGGATAAGCCAAGGTGCCATTTGCCAACGATACCCGTATGATAGCCAGCATTACTAAGCAGATCGGCGATTGTAAAGCGGTCGTTCTCAATCAGCGGGGGCGAATATCCTCCCAAAACGCCTTTTTTGAGTGAAGACCGGAAAGCATAGCGGCCGGTCAGCAGACCATAACGCGTTGGCGTACAGACCGACGAACCCGAGTGGGCGTCCGTAAACCTCAGACCACCAACGGCCAGCTTATCCAGATTTGGAGTCGGAATCTGAGATTCAGGGTTATAAGCTCGAATATCACCATAACCCATATCATCTGCAAGAATGACAACGATATTGGGCAGATCGGCTTTTGTACCCGGACCGTCTGTCGGCACATTTCTAAAAGAAGGTATACACAAAATTGTTATAGAAGCGACACATGCCGCTACTATTTTGGCGTTTGAAATTCTACGAAGTAATTTCATTGTTCGTCGATTTAGTTGTAGCCGGGATTTTGTTGTCCCAACCGTGCGTTATTGATAAATTCTGTTGCCGGTAACGGATATAAAAAGTACTGTTTTCCCGTAATAGGGTGGGAAGCGGACCTGGCTGCTGGGAATGTCCGTTTCGACAAATTCATTTGTTCCTGAATTGTAGTTGCCAGTATTCCCCAGCGGTTCAGATCGAAGTACCGTTTTGCTTCAAAGGCCAGCTCCGTTCGTCGCTCTTTTCTGATCGCGTTGCGAAATTCCTCCTGCCCGCCGATATCTGAGGATAGTAAAGGCTTCAAACCAGCCTTCGTACGCACCAGATTCAGCAATTCGAAAGCCTCTTTATCCGCCTGAAAACCAATTTCGTTCAAGGCTTCAGCTCGTGTCAAAATTATCTCAGACAGTCTGATCAGCGGATAATTCCAGGTACTTTGTCCTCTGGGATCGACGGTATTGTAATATTTGTTAACGTATAGCAGGCTACCCTTGGCGCGATTGACATCAAGGAAATTGATCAGATCGTAGCTCGCAAGAGAAACGGTTTTGCGAAGATCGCCAGGCTCAAAAGCCTGAACAATGCCGTTCCCGGATGAAAGTCCTCCACCGGTCCCATTCATGGTATTGTCCGTAGGCAGCATAGCCGCTTGGCCACCTGCGCTGGTAGGCGACCACGATTGACCAAGGATGCTAGTAGTCGCGCTGGCTACGCCACCGTATTGCACTTCAAAAAAACTCGCTGGACTATTTTCGGCAGTTCCGTTGAAGTTGCTGGCATAGTTCACTGGTAGAGCTGCTTTATTGATAATCCCTTCGGTGGCGATCTTTACCTGGTCCCATTCTTCGAGTTCCAGATGGACCAGGGCTTTCAATGCGGAAGCAGATTGGGCAGTTGGCCTGCCTTTTTCCAGGCCAAAAGAGCCTGAATAATTCGCAGGTAGCAGTGTTTCAGCGTCGGAAAGATCCTTTTTTATTTGGGCATAGATCTCTTTGGTCGCAGCCCGCGGCTGTTCTGCGTCATCACGCGTTTTTATTTGCCTGACTATTAGAGGAACGTCCCCGAAAAGCCTTACAAGGTTGAAATAATAATAGGCACGAATGAACTTTGCCTGCCCCTCCACAGCCTTTTTCAATACCGGATCAGTTAAATCTGCCGCGTTCTCGATGTTGTTGATGACGTCGTTTGCGCGGCAAATTCCCAGGTAATGAGTCTCCCATACATCTCGATTATAGGTTGAATTTGCCTGGATAATGTAAACATCTGGATCAAGTTCATTACGCCAGGTCCAGCCGTCATCACTGGCCAGGTCTGTTAATTGCTGCATTGGGCCACGGTAAAGGGCTTGTAAAGGTGCATAGCTTCCATTTACGGCAGCAATTATCCCATCACGGGTCGTAAAGAGTTTGTTAAGTTCGATTATTCCCAGTGGTACGGGGTCTAAAAGACTGGAGCAGGAAGACAATGCAAGGCTTATGATCAATGCGTAAAAAGATCTCCTGCTGCTTTGTGTGATGCTTAGCATGGGTCTGATATTAAAAGGTTACCAAAAAGGACATGGAATAGAGCTTGGTAAGTGGGTAGGGTGTGAGATCGATACCAGCCCAGAGCAGACTAGCATTGCTTGAGGCTTCGGGGTCTAGTCCGGTATATTTTGTTAAAGTGAATAAATTAGTTGCGCTTAGTGTCAATCTGGCAGCGTCCAATCGTAATTTTTTAACTACTTGTTCAGAAAAGTCATATGACAGGTTTACATTTTTAAGACGCAGGAAGTCTGCATTTTCGAGATAACGGGTCGAAACTTTGGTGGCCAAATACGTGGTATTGCCTGATTGCTGAGAGGCTCTGGGGACTTTATTAGTTGGGTTTGTAGGAGTCCAGTAGTCGGCGACCTCGGCAAGTTGCTGGTTGAACGGTACAGCCCTGGCGTTCAGGTTCCTCATG
This window harbors:
- a CDS encoding sulfatase family protein, whose protein sequence is MPTDGPGTKADLPNIVVILADDMGYGDIRAYNPESQIPTPNLDKLAVGGLRFTDAHSGSSVCTPTRYGLLTGRYAFRSSLKKGVLGGYSPPLIENDRFTIADLLSNAGYHTGIVGKWHLGLSFAIDSVTTSTNAPADSTSGWPNGNGINVEKPLVNSPNDVGFDYSYIIPASLDMPPYVYFDDKKPTERGIVQLEGSKYPRGVLWREGKASANFNIHATLDHFSKKATDFISKSARSEKPFFLYLPLTGPHTPWLPSQRFKGKSKAGIYGDFVAHTDAVVGEVMHTLDSLGITGNTLVIFTSDNGADWRPGDKQLFPAHQANYIFRGQKSDIWEGGHRVPFLASWPMGIKPGRQTSNTICLTDLLATFATITHQKIPASAAQDSFDFSTVLTNNAPVNPTRQSIIHHSIKGMFALRKGKWKYIEGKGSGGWSEDNSPTADLQAQLYDLETDPTESKNVFTSFSDIARSLDSELQKQKKSGYTRSGSNK
- a CDS encoding TolC family protein is translated as MPTVLSFKKHSLAYGLSLVVFLTSLSGCRVVHTPSKTPDMSVPASFIGRTDSVGIGNLDRKELFSDPYLVRLIDTALGQNPDLKMAIQRIEIARAGFQISQGALLPTVNAVAAAGLDRYGRYTMNGIGNYDTNLSENINGQSRIPNPTPDFFLGFRSSWELDIWGKLRNRRRAAYTRVLASQEGQNLVVTALTAEVARLYYTLLALDGELDIIRENVVLQQRAVELVNVQKAAGRVTELAVQQFTAQLLNTRGLEGKVRQEIVQVENQLNALLGRYPQPIARGRSIEDQKVPASVVAGLPVQLVRRRPDIRQAERELEAANVDVAVAQADFLPSLTLTPYIGLNSFRAATFFDPASLALGALGGLTAPVFNRRLLKGNYAVSVARSKEAYYAYQKTILNGVSEVVSSLKGLENYRGVADIQDQEVAMLRKAATTSNELFINGYATYLEVITAQRSVLDAELSRIETKRAQFLSLIELYRSLGGGWQ
- a CDS encoding RagB/SusD family nutrient uptake outer membrane protein, whose translation is MLSITQSSRRSFYALIISLALSSCSSLLDPVPLGIIELNKLFTTRDGIIAAVNGSYAPLQALYRGPMQQLTDLASDDGWTWRNELDPDVYIIQANSTYNRDVWETHYLGICRANDVINNIENAADLTDPVLKKAVEGQAKFIRAYYYFNLVRLFGDVPLIVRQIKTRDDAEQPRAATKEIYAQIKKDLSDAETLLPANYSGSFGLEKGRPTAQSASALKALVHLELEEWDQVKIATEGIINKAALPVNYASNFNGTAENSPASFFEVQYGGVASATTSILGQSWSPTSAGGQAAMLPTDNTMNGTGGGLSSGNGIVQAFEPGDLRKTVSLASYDLINFLDVNRAKGSLLYVNKYYNTVDPRGQSTWNYPLIRLSEIILTRAEALNEIGFQADKEAFELLNLVRTKAGLKPLLSSDIGGQEEFRNAIRKERRTELAFEAKRYFDLNRWGILATTIQEQMNLSKRTFPAARSASHPITGKQYFLYPLPATEFINNARLGQQNPGYN
- a CDS encoding sulfatase family protein, with the translated sequence MMKKYESKILLLTVFMSFMTSGIWVSGQNTMSTASRPTIIFILADDWGYGDLGCYGNADVTTPNLDKLASQGTRYTQFHVTSGVCSPSRSSILTGHFPARHRIHGHFAGNGENSSRNMPNWLDENLPVYLPKQMREAGYVTAHIGKWHLGGGGAPNGDTGAPEPKVYGYDETRVWNGNGPTWKGDQHWPTTRYMDNDTLWIQNSSKLAVDESIDFLRRNRGKSPMFLNIWLKDPHTPLAPSARQRKPFKGLEPDKETYYSVLADADYHIGRLIDSLAKMGLDDNTLLIFTSDNGPANYAPARIAGSTAGLKGRKTDIFEGGVNVPLIIRWPGHVAAGAVDTLSVLSAVDLLPTFCELAGNKLPKEFKPDGESFANLLQKRPFKRSKPLFWEWRFPYLGTDRNRQNSWANIAVRDGDWKLIANNSINRIELYMISVDPFETKNLANDNPEKVKELLNKWNEWKSGLPD
- a CDS encoding sulfatase-like hydrolase/transferase; amino-acid sequence: MRSFFRYFLILIQLLLLVGSSYSQITRPLTSRPNIIVIVADDLGFGDLACYGNKNHQTPNIDKLAREGIKFLDFHSNGVVCSPTRASLLTGKYPQSTGITGVITAKSHRDVGLDANETLISEILKGNDYKTGIIGKWHLGYDTIYSPVKQGFDIFKGYVSGNVDYNTHFDLENHFDWWSNTSKSDEAGYTTDLITKHALSFIDQNKSNPFFLYIAHEAPHAPYQVRDSRPERTGDPGFKPEPVTDKRKLYGQMIGIMDEGIGEIITALDKYKILENTLILFLSDNGATEVGSNLPFKGQKGQVWEGGHRIPMIAYWKGVAAPQVTDELLMTMDIFPTISELTGSKIPENVQLEGRGFRNILLNRAFHSTERPVFWSFKNSGAVRKGKWKLVRENQDYYLYDLSKDSGETESVFKQFSSTAKQLVDLLVRWERKMSAIPAKS
- a CDS encoding efflux RND transporter permease subunit encodes the protein MFDLFIKRPLLSAVISVLITLLGGLALVGLPITQFPDIVPPSVTVTAKYTGANAEVATKAVAMPLERAINGVPGMVYMNSVSGNDGSTLIQVFFKVGTDPDLAAMGVQNRVTTVLDELPEEVIKAGVSTEKEVNSMLLYLNIFSDDPSVDEKFIYNFADINVLAELKRIDGVGFVDIMGSREYSMRVWLKPDRMTSYGVSPDEVIAAIREQNVEVAPGKAGESSGRASQVLQYVLRYSGKFFDPKQYENLVLRSESDGSILRLKDVADVEFGSLDYDVLSKTDGRPSASIMLKQRPGSNAQEVINNVKARMAELKKTNFPPGMTYNFAYDVSRFLDASIHEVVRTLIEAFVLVFLVVFIFLQDWRSTLICALAVPVALVGSFAFMSMIGFSINLLTLFALVLAIGIVVDNAIVVVEAVHAKMAETSAGGGHLSPRAATFAAMKEISGALIAITLVMSAVFVPVAFMSGPVGIFYRQFSLTLAVAIVISGINAVTLTPALCALLLRPTHAHESAGLLGRFFASFNRGFDAMTGRYQKILRRVASRGAVTVAMLLLFAAGTWGITSYLPSGFIPTEDQGMIYVNVTTPVGATVKRTEDVLDKIQQVASRMEAVENVSTLAGYSLMTDGVGASYGMGMINLKSWDERTQTMEEVIADLEQKTKTVQDASIQFFPPPTVPGFGNSSGFELRMLDRTGSGDLQKTKKVADDFIAALKKRPEIGNAFTSFDPSFPQYLLQVDQDKAAQKGVSIDNAMSTLQTLMGSYYASNFIRFGQMYKVMVQASPEYRAKPEDVLNLRVKNREGEMVPYSNFVSLQRVYGPEQITRYNMYMSALINGDPTPGYSSGDALRAVQEVAKETLPRGYSFEWSGMSREEVLSGDQAIYIFAICLVFVYLLLVAQYESLFLPLAVLLSLPAGIFGSFLCLQFAGLQNNIYAQVSLVMLIGLLGKNAILIVEFANQRQQEGLSIVKAAVEGAVTRLRPILMTSLAFIAGLIPLCIASGAGALGNRSIGTAAAGGMLIGTIFGLILVPGLYILFAKLAQRFASKNTNADDEPGSNLLATKTNANGAILQET